A single genomic interval of Lathyrus oleraceus cultivar Zhongwan6 chromosome 7, CAAS_Psat_ZW6_1.0, whole genome shotgun sequence harbors:
- the LOC127103225 gene encoding uncharacterized protein LOC127103225 translates to MTVAEYAAKFEALVKFCPHYNHVDAETSKCLKFENGLRPKIKQGIGYQQIRRYVELVNKSRIYDEDSRSRSAYYKSISEKKGNGKFRGKPYVTPVDKGKQKASDGKKTSGEGDPASVKCFKSGGLGHRANECNNKVLRCYNCGKTGHRVAECKNDGPTCYNYGEQGHISTQCQKPKKTVATVAQINGRVFTLSGSEVPKTDNLIKGTYFIKNVKLTTIIDTGVTHSFISLECVMGLGLKLSPLVGSMVIDTPTNGSVTTALVCSSFPFTIYGKNFVMDLVCLPLHQINIILGMNWLEFNYVHINCYSKTMRFPEFGDCGELMFLFAKQVEELLEDEAHMFAMFSSLQVDNKAASVDLPIVCNLPDVFPNDISDLPPEREI, encoded by the coding sequence ATGACTGTGGCAGAGTATGCTGCGAAGTTTGAGGCGCTAGTGAAGTTTTGTCCCCATTACAACCATGTTGATGCTGAGACTTCTAAATGTCTCAAGTTTGAGAATGGGCTGAGACCAAAGATCAAACAAGGTATTGGATACCAACAAATTCGTAGGTATGTTGAACTGGTGAATAAGAGTAGAATCTATGATGAGGATAGTAGAAGCCGGTCTGCTTACTATAAGAGTATTAGTGAGAAGAAAGGGAATGGAAAATTTAGAGGGAAGCCTTATGTAACTCCAGTTGACAAAGGGAAGCAGAAGGCTTCAGATGGGAAGAAGACAAGTGGGGAAGGGGATCCCGCTTCTGTCAAGTGCTTCAAGAGTGGCGGGTTGGGCCACCGTGCTAATGAATGTAACAATAAGGTTCTGAGATGTTACAATTGTGGAAAAACGGGTCACCGTGTTGCAGAGTGCAAGAATGATGGTCCGACTTGTTATAATTATGGTGAACAGGGTCATATCAGTACACAATGTCAGAAGCCAAAGAAGACGGTCGCTACTGTTGCCCAGATTAATGGTAGAGTGTTTACCTTGAGTGGTTCAGAGGTTCCCAAGACAGATAACTTGATCAAAGGTACTTATTTCATTAAGAACGTTAAGTTAACTACTATTATTGATACTGGTGttactcattcgtttatttctCTTGAGTGTGTTATGGGGTTGGGTTTAAAATTATCTCCTTTGGTTGGGAGTATGGTTATCGATACCCCGACTAATGGTTCGGTGACTACTGCATTGGTCTGTTCGAGTTTTCCTTTCACCATTTATGGTAAGAATTTTGTGATGGACTTGGTTTGTCTACCTTTGCATCAAATCAATATTATTCTTGGAATGAATTGGTTAGAGTTCAACTATGTTCATATCAACTGCTACAGCAAAACCATGAGGTTCCCAGAGTTTGGTGATTGTGGAGAGTTGATGTTTTTATTTGCTAAGCAAGTAGAAGAACTCTTAGAAGATGAGGCTCATATGTTTGCAATGTTTTCATCATTGCAAGTCGACAATAAGGCTGCAAGTGTTGATCTGCCTATTGTGTGCAATTTACCAGATGTATTTCCAAATGATATTAGTGACTTGCCACCAGAGCGTGAGATTTAG